A genomic window from Chloroflexota bacterium includes:
- a CDS encoding PspA/IM30 family protein: MGILERTTQILRANINDLLNSAEDPEKLLNQIMRDMEDALDKGKAQVAEQIAQEKMLQNDLNAAKKNADEWEQKAELALSKGREDLAREALRRQADYEEQEQVYGKQLEAQKTAVQKLKADLDALDAKYQDARSKKDTLIARAKRVRAEQQIKSASAKLSAVDYSSDLARMERRIQEQEARAAASEELAKSSMDDEFDQLGANDEIEKRLAALKQKMGK, encoded by the coding sequence ATGGGAATTCTGGAACGCACCACACAGATTTTGCGCGCGAACATCAACGACTTGCTCAATAGCGCCGAAGATCCGGAAAAATTGTTGAACCAAATTATGCGCGACATGGAAGATGCACTCGATAAAGGCAAGGCGCAAGTCGCCGAGCAAATCGCGCAAGAGAAAATGCTTCAGAACGATCTCAACGCGGCGAAAAAGAACGCCGACGAGTGGGAACAAAAAGCCGAACTCGCTTTGTCGAAAGGTCGCGAAGACCTTGCCCGCGAGGCGTTGCGCCGCCAAGCCGATTATGAAGAACAAGAGCAAGTGTACGGCAAACAACTGGAGGCGCAAAAGACCGCCGTGCAAAAATTAAAAGCGGACCTCGACGCGCTCGACGCCAAGTATCAGGACGCGCGTAGCAAAAAGGATACGCTGATCGCGCGCGCGAAACGCGTCCGCGCCGAACAGCAAATCAAGAGCGCATCCGCCAAACTTTCCGCCGTGGACTATTCGTCCGACCTCGCGCGCATGGAACGCCGCATCCAAGAGCAAGAAGCGCGCGCCGCGGCATCCGAGGAGTTAGCCAAGTCTTCGATGGACGATGAATTCGATCAACTCGGCGCGAACGACGAAATCGAAAAACGCCTCGCCGCGCTGAAACAAAAAATGGGCAAATAA
- a CDS encoding DUF4178 domain-containing protein, producing the protein MDVLQQRILEIALQIPEYVGYAAKERRRDVDRHLRRQLAAKYDAQRTRLARAQQRAGMDYVVQIEQLDQKLLRLIAQFQTAPRGYAGWFDSAQIGDGDLDQLTKFDADLSDGVNALATKLDQLANALKQKTDLQDAIDACSDTLDALNAEFDQRDEFVAQGKKPSIAMPALARVSPLDALDAKKTPSREITALANLKLNDAVTFEGTDYLVAGKITFTARGATFFAFLLADGARKNWLRVGPNDAIGWCDEIALRVPTPPPDSLEYDKQSFTRVESGTANANVVGASGSKRGSVNYARYTGELGSVLWAEDYGAETRVMLGRAIDATEIQVYRR; encoded by the coding sequence ATGGATGTACTTCAACAACGGATTCTCGAAATCGCATTGCAGATTCCCGAGTACGTCGGCTACGCGGCGAAGGAACGCCGGCGCGATGTGGATCGGCACCTGCGCCGACAACTCGCCGCCAAGTACGACGCGCAACGCACGCGCCTCGCGCGCGCACAACAACGCGCGGGGATGGACTATGTTGTTCAAATCGAACAACTCGACCAGAAACTGTTGCGCTTGATCGCGCAATTTCAGACCGCGCCGCGCGGCTATGCCGGGTGGTTCGACAGCGCGCAGATCGGCGACGGCGACCTCGATCAGCTCACCAAGTTCGACGCCGACTTGTCGGACGGCGTGAACGCACTCGCGACGAAACTCGATCAACTCGCGAATGCGCTCAAGCAGAAAACCGACCTCCAAGACGCGATTGACGCGTGCTCCGACACGCTCGACGCGCTCAACGCCGAGTTCGATCAGCGCGATGAATTTGTCGCGCAAGGCAAAAAACCGTCCATCGCCATGCCGGCGCTTGCACGTGTTTCGCCGCTCGATGCGCTGGACGCGAAGAAAACACCTTCGCGCGAAATCACGGCGCTCGCGAATCTCAAACTCAACGACGCGGTGACGTTTGAAGGTACCGATTATCTCGTTGCCGGCAAGATTACGTTTACGGCGCGCGGCGCAACCTTCTTCGCGTTTCTGCTCGCGGACGGCGCGCGCAAAAACTGGTTGCGCGTTGGACCGAACGATGCGATTGGGTGGTGCGACGAAATCGCGTTGCGCGTGCCAACACCGCCGCCCGATTCGCTCGAGTACGATAAGCAATCCTTCACGCGCGTCGAGAGCGGTACCGCGAACGCGAACGTCGTGGGCGCGAGCGGAAGCAAACGCGGGAGCGTCAACTATGCGCGCTACACCGGCGAACTCGGCAGTGTCTTGTGGGCTGAAGACTATGGCGCCGAGACGCGCGTGATGCTGGGACGCGCGATTGATGCAACCGAAATCCAAGTGTATCGTAGATAG
- a CDS encoding DUF2207 domain-containing protein: MKHTHTFRFLMLVVFALVGLSFASPVHAQNRSVTVQRRDMDVTILKNGDAQFVETWQVSFSGTPGFTFAFRGVELKNVNSIDGFSVAEGGREYQANGSESANTFRVYRENNQQFVRWFFPPTTNQTRTFTVRYVLHGALRIYDGGDQFWWKVIESDRAYMIERTTTTVHLPASYPTDQLKVAITTGSGDAAVRDGQTVVFTSSNLGNGEELEVRVQFPHGTVTATAQPWQAQADREAAAREQREQMKSIFNLFFLFVGVIFLFIGPVLLYVLWYTKGRDAPAITAAAGNALPSDLPPALAGTLVDERAEMKEIVATIVDLARRGVIKMTEKQEPGFLGIGTNRDFTFALEGNWNNVRKYEATLIKRMFSGGGQRDLSDLKEKFYTAIPDLQSQIYEESTKLGFFAGNPNSVRAKYAGLGVGLLILFGIITFGLGALLSDYADLAWCPGAALAAGALGLIVLSPFMPRRTPKGAAESAKWVAFKRYLENIEKFTKLEESKELFDKYLPYAIAFGLEQSWVNKFAAIETPVPVWYDTYPPLHHRPYAREVASGGGSSGGGKSSGGSTPSLDSAAGGAFRGLNAMSAGLFTMLNTTSSVLTSAPKSSGSGGGGWSGGGGGGGGGGGGGSSGFG; the protein is encoded by the coding sequence ATGAAGCACACACACACATTTCGATTCTTAATGCTCGTAGTTTTTGCGCTCGTCGGATTATCGTTCGCGTCGCCCGTCCACGCGCAAAATCGCAGTGTGACAGTTCAGCGCCGCGATATGGATGTTACGATCCTTAAAAACGGCGACGCGCAATTTGTCGAAACCTGGCAAGTCAGTTTTTCCGGCACGCCGGGTTTTACATTCGCATTTCGCGGCGTCGAACTCAAGAACGTCAATTCGATTGATGGATTTAGCGTCGCCGAAGGCGGGCGCGAGTACCAAGCGAACGGGAGCGAATCGGCGAACACGTTCCGCGTGTATCGCGAGAACAATCAACAATTCGTGCGGTGGTTTTTTCCACCAACCACAAATCAAACGCGCACATTTACGGTTCGCTATGTACTTCACGGCGCGCTACGCATTTACGATGGCGGCGATCAATTTTGGTGGAAGGTCATCGAAAGTGACCGTGCGTACATGATCGAGAGGACGACGACCACCGTGCACCTGCCCGCGTCGTATCCCACCGATCAACTCAAAGTCGCGATAACGACGGGGAGCGGCGACGCCGCCGTGCGCGATGGACAGACTGTCGTCTTTACGAGTTCAAACCTGGGTAATGGTGAAGAACTTGAAGTGCGCGTCCAGTTTCCACACGGCACCGTGACCGCAACCGCGCAACCCTGGCAAGCGCAAGCCGACCGCGAAGCGGCGGCACGCGAACAGCGCGAGCAGATGAAATCCATTTTCAACCTGTTCTTCCTTTTCGTCGGCGTGATATTTTTGTTCATCGGTCCGGTGCTGCTGTACGTGCTGTGGTACACCAAAGGTCGTGACGCGCCCGCGATTACGGCGGCGGCGGGCAACGCGTTGCCAAGCGATTTACCGCCCGCGCTCGCCGGGACGCTCGTGGACGAACGCGCCGAGATGAAAGAAATCGTCGCGACGATTGTGGACTTGGCGCGGCGCGGCGTCATCAAAATGACCGAGAAACAAGAACCTGGGTTTCTCGGCATCGGCACGAATCGCGATTTTACTTTCGCGTTGGAAGGCAATTGGAACAACGTCCGCAAGTACGAAGCAACGTTGATCAAGCGCATGTTTAGCGGCGGTGGGCAGCGCGATCTTTCCGACCTGAAAGAAAAATTTTATACCGCGATTCCGGATTTGCAATCCCAGATTTACGAAGAAAGCACCAAACTGGGATTCTTTGCCGGCAATCCAAATTCGGTGCGCGCCAAGTACGCGGGTCTCGGCGTTGGATTGTTGATCCTGTTCGGCATCATCACTTTTGGTTTGGGCGCTCTGCTTTCCGATTATGCGGACCTGGCGTGGTGTCCCGGCGCGGCGCTCGCCGCCGGCGCACTTGGCTTGATCGTGCTCAGTCCGTTCATGCCGCGCCGCACTCCGAAAGGCGCGGCGGAATCCGCCAAGTGGGTCGCGTTCAAACGCTATCTCGAAAACATCGAAAAGTTCACCAAGCTCGAAGAATCGAAAGAGTTGTTCGACAAATACTTGCCGTACGCGATTGCGTTTGGCTTGGAGCAATCCTGGGTCAACAAATTCGCGGCGATTGAAACGCCCGTGCCGGTGTGGTACGACACGTACCCGCCTCTGCATCATCGCCCGTACGCGCGCGAGGTGGCTTCGGGCGGCGGCAGTTCCGGCGGCGGGAAGAGTAGCGGCGGCTCAACACCCTCGCTCGATTCCGCGGCGGGCGGCGCGTTCCGTGGTTTGAACGCGATGAGCGCCGGTTTGTTCACGATGCTCAACACGACGTCATCCGTTCTCACCAGCGCACCCAAAAGTTCCGGCAGTGGCGGTGGCGGTTGGAGCGGCGGCGGTGGCGGTGGCGGCGGCGGCGGTGGCGGCGGCTCGTCGGGATTTGGATAA
- a CDS encoding HAD-IIA family hydrolase, translating to MNAWSLATVRALVIDADGVLWHGKQNLPGVPAFFDFLRARDIAFIIATNNSARPASEIVERLARMNVRIDDNQVLTSAEATARYLPRLAPRGARVYLVGGQGIADELTRAGFQLVEREADVVVVGIDWQLTYEKLKRASLEIRRGAKFVGTNADKTFPTEDGLVPGAGSLIAAIQTATDVAPTIIGKPERAMFDIALEKIGAPRDAAAMLGDRLDTDIQGAQLAGLKGILVLTGVVTRDALVGASVTPDLVVENLDALRGMWQDAQ from the coding sequence ATGAACGCTTGGTCACTCGCGACAGTCCGCGCGCTCGTGATTGACGCGGATGGAGTTTTGTGGCACGGCAAACAAAATTTGCCGGGCGTGCCAGCGTTTTTCGATTTTCTTCGCGCGCGCGACATCGCGTTCATCATCGCGACGAACAACTCGGCGCGACCCGCGTCCGAAATCGTGGAACGCCTCGCGCGGATGAACGTGAGGATTGACGACAACCAGGTTCTCACCTCGGCGGAAGCGACGGCGCGTTATTTGCCGCGCCTCGCGCCGCGCGGCGCGCGCGTGTACCTCGTCGGCGGACAAGGCATCGCGGACGAATTGACGCGCGCCGGCTTTCAACTCGTCGAACGCGAGGCGGATGTCGTCGTCGTGGGGATTGATTGGCAATTGACGTACGAAAAACTAAAACGCGCCTCACTCGAAATTCGCCGTGGCGCGAAATTCGTCGGCACGAACGCGGACAAGACGTTTCCAACCGAAGACGGACTGGTGCCGGGTGCGGGTTCGCTCATCGCCGCGATTCAAACCGCGACCGACGTTGCGCCGACGATCATCGGCAAACCCGAGCGCGCCATGTTCGATATCGCGCTAGAGAAAATCGGCGCGCCGCGCGACGCGGCGGCGATGCTCGGCGACCGGCTCGACACAGACATTCAAGGCGCGCAACTCGCCGGGCTGAAAGGCATCCTGGTTTTGACCGGCGTCGTCACGCGCGACGCGCTTGTCGGCGCGAGTGTCACGCCTGACCTCGTCGTCGAAAACCTGGACGCGTTACGCGGAATGTGGCAAGACGCGCAATAG
- a CDS encoding YggT family protein, producing the protein MEILLRAIDLLFTLLTFAIIGRALVSWLPIDRYHPIVQLLDSITEPILAPLRRVIPSIGMMDITPIVALILLQVVQALIQNLIVGIYYR; encoded by the coding sequence ATGGAAATTTTACTGAGAGCGATTGATTTGCTTTTCACCTTGCTCACCTTTGCGATCATCGGTCGCGCGCTCGTCTCGTGGCTTCCGATTGACCGCTACCACCCGATCGTGCAATTGCTCGATTCGATCACCGAACCGATCCTCGCGCCGTTGCGCCGCGTGATTCCATCTATCGGTATGATGGACATTACGCCTATCGTCGCGCTGATTCTGTTGCAGGTCGTGCAGGCGCTCATCCAGAATCTAATCGTGGGGATCTACTACCGATGA
- a CDS encoding YggS family pyridoxal phosphate-dependent enzyme encodes MADLEKNLQAIHTRIANAASHANRDPREITLVAVSKTFPADAILAAHALGIAHFGENRVEEASEKIPSVTRQLSNHPTAIAQLSNITWHLIGHLQSRKVKDAVALFDFVHSIDSVSLAQKLNARAAEIGKRIPILLEVNISGESTKYGFAPSPRESFNDAVREIIALDHLDTQGLMTVAPIVASPDAARPYFRALRELRDELRARFPTQPWQHLSMGMTDDFESAILEGATILRIGRAIFGERN; translated from the coding sequence ATGGCTGACCTCGAAAAAAACTTGCAAGCAATTCACACACGCATCGCGAACGCGGCGTCACACGCGAACCGCGATCCGCGCGAGATTACGCTCGTCGCGGTCAGCAAGACGTTTCCCGCCGACGCCATTCTCGCCGCGCACGCGCTTGGCATTGCCCACTTTGGCGAAAATCGCGTCGAAGAAGCATCCGAAAAAATTCCATCGGTGACCCGCCAATTATCCAACCATCCAACCGCTATCGCGCAACTATCTAACATCACCTGGCATTTGATCGGACATTTGCAAAGCCGCAAAGTCAAAGACGCCGTCGCCTTGTTCGATTTCGTTCACTCGATTGACAGCGTTTCGCTCGCGCAAAAATTGAACGCGCGCGCGGCAGAGATCGGCAAACGAATTCCGATTCTGCTCGAAGTGAATATCTCCGGCGAATCAACCAAGTACGGTTTTGCGCCATCGCCGCGCGAATCGTTTAACGATGCGGTGCGCGAGATCATCGCGCTCGACCACCTCGACACGCAGGGCTTGATGACCGTCGCACCTATCGTCGCCAGCCCGGACGCGGCGCGACCATACTTTCGCGCGTTGCGCGAACTGCGCGACGAACTGCGCGCGCGATTTCCGACCCAGCCGTGGCAACATCTTTCGATGGGAATGACGGATGATTTTGAATCCGCAATTTTAGAAGGCGCGACGATTCTCCGCATCGGGCGCGCCATCTTTGGAGAAAGAAACTGA
- the pgeF gene encoding peptidoglycan editing factor PgeF, with protein sequence MQRHTHSHVVYYTFDSFRDSGALVHAISTRHGGVSPAPFDTLNLSRMVGDGAANVTTNLARWHAALALDAAATVDASQAQADQIARVDARHRGTRIKNVDALLTDTPNLPLMLRFADCVPILLYDPTHRAIGVAHAGWRGTVLKIATRAVQAMGDAFGTRPRDLIAGIAPSIGPCCYRVGDEVIVRVRDAFDDADELFVQQNGNGVHLDLWQANAQQLRALGVEQIEIANLCTAHRTDDFFSWRAERGKTGRFSAVIAIRNPGTARQGRCS encoded by the coding sequence ATGCAACGTCATACGCACAGCCACGTGGTGTACTATACCTTTGATTCCTTCCGCGATTCCGGCGCGCTCGTTCACGCGATTTCGACGCGGCACGGCGGCGTTAGCCCCGCTCCTTTCGACACGCTCAACCTCAGCCGCATGGTAGGCGACGGGGCGGCAAACGTCACGACGAATCTCGCGCGCTGGCACGCCGCGCTCGCGCTCGACGCGGCGGCGACCGTGGATGCAAGCCAAGCCCAAGCCGATCAAATCGCGCGCGTGGATGCGCGCCATCGCGGGACGCGCATCAAGAATGTGGACGCGTTGCTGACGGATACACCGAACCTGCCGCTGATGTTGCGCTTTGCCGATTGCGTACCGATTTTGTTGTACGATCCTACGCATCGCGCGATTGGCGTCGCGCACGCAGGTTGGCGCGGCACCGTTCTCAAAATCGCGACGCGCGCCGTGCAAGCGATGGGCGATGCGTTCGGCACGCGCCCGCGCGATCTCATCGCCGGCATCGCACCGTCCATTGGTCCGTGTTGCTATCGCGTCGGCGACGAAGTGATCGTACGCGTGCGCGACGCGTTCGACGACGCGGACGAGCTGTTCGTTCAACAAAACGGCAATGGCGTGCATCTCGATCTGTGGCAAGCGAACGCCCAACAGTTGCGCGCGCTCGGCGTCGAACAAATCGAAATCGCCAACCTTTGCACCGCGCATCGCACCGACGATTTTTTTTCGTGGCGCGCGGAGCGCGGAAAAACCGGACGCTTTAGCGCGGTCATCGCAATTCGTAACCCTGGCACCGCCCGCCAGGGCAGGTGTTCGTAA